The Sinomicrobium kalidii genome contains a region encoding:
- a CDS encoding sodium:solute symporter family protein: protein MDSIDVLIIALYIILTLSIGVWVSKKASKGLDGYFLGGNSIKWYYLGLSNGSGMFDVSGTAWMVGILFLYGIKSFMFMWMWPIWNQIFVMVFLAAWIRRSNIMTGSEWILTRFGDDRAGRASHLIVAVFAVVAAVGFIAYFFEGVGKFMTIILPWDLSCTVGNTLLFTSAQGYALIIILLTTIYTIKGGMYSVVATEVLQYLIMVLAGILIAAYAFITISDAQIAALIPAEWKDIFFGNELQGFWEGKLSTFNDLIDTQGYKMFGAFIGMTLLKGFFASVAGPTPSYDMQRILSTRTVKDAAYMSGFTNLVLFIPRYLLIAGVVVIGLVYVAPSMAASGSVTSNDLEMILPKVINHHVPVGIKGLLLAGLLAAFMSTFSAFVNSGPAYIVNDIYKKYFKPEASDKHYIRASHLASFFVVTLGVIMGFFAESINSITLWITSALYGGYVAANFLKWIWWRFNGWGYFWGMLAGLIVATLQFLLDQNKHNFEAGSFLHEAANIPAIYLFPVIFLFSFLGCFLGTFLTPPTNRATLKSFYASVRPWGWWKPVYRELKEEGAAIKENREFGMDMLNCAVGIVWQSSMILLPVFFMVRDYPKTLLWFAIFAVTSVILKFTWLDKVRKYKD from the coding sequence ATGGATAGTATTGATGTTCTTATTATTGCCCTGTATATCATCTTAACCCTCTCTATCGGGGTATGGGTGTCCAAAAAAGCATCCAAAGGCCTGGACGGTTATTTTCTCGGAGGGAACAGTATTAAATGGTATTATCTGGGGCTCAGTAATGGCTCGGGGATGTTTGACGTTTCGGGAACGGCCTGGATGGTGGGGATACTGTTTCTTTACGGTATAAAGAGTTTTATGTTCATGTGGATGTGGCCCATCTGGAACCAGATATTTGTCATGGTGTTCCTGGCCGCCTGGATACGGAGGTCCAATATTATGACCGGTTCTGAATGGATTCTCACCCGCTTCGGGGACGATCGTGCCGGGAGGGCCTCTCACCTTATCGTTGCCGTTTTTGCCGTGGTAGCCGCTGTTGGCTTTATTGCCTATTTCTTTGAAGGGGTTGGCAAGTTCATGACCATTATATTGCCTTGGGACCTGTCGTGCACCGTAGGGAATACACTCTTGTTCACCTCGGCACAGGGATATGCTCTCATTATAATTTTGCTGACCACAATCTATACCATTAAAGGAGGAATGTATTCCGTAGTGGCTACGGAGGTGCTGCAATATCTCATTATGGTGCTTGCGGGGATTCTTATAGCAGCATATGCATTTATCACGATCAGTGATGCGCAAATAGCCGCATTGATCCCGGCCGAGTGGAAGGACATTTTCTTCGGGAACGAACTGCAGGGCTTCTGGGAAGGAAAACTGTCCACTTTTAACGACCTGATCGATACGCAAGGCTATAAAATGTTCGGCGCCTTTATCGGGATGACCCTGCTGAAAGGGTTCTTTGCCAGTGTAGCCGGGCCTACGCCCAGTTATGATATGCAGCGCATACTTTCCACCAGAACGGTAAAAGATGCGGCCTACATGAGCGGGTTCACTAACCTCGTACTTTTTATCCCGCGCTACCTGCTTATTGCCGGGGTGGTTGTTATAGGGCTGGTATATGTGGCACCTTCAATGGCCGCCTCCGGATCGGTTACTTCCAACGACCTGGAGATGATCCTTCCCAAAGTGATCAACCATCACGTGCCCGTCGGGATAAAGGGTTTGCTGCTCGCCGGGCTTCTGGCCGCTTTTATGTCTACCTTCTCGGCCTTTGTAAATTCAGGGCCCGCCTACATTGTAAATGACATCTATAAAAAATATTTCAAACCGGAAGCATCCGACAAACACTATATCAGGGCCAGCCATCTCGCTTCCTTTTTCGTGGTCACCCTCGGTGTGATCATGGGCTTTTTTGCCGAATCCATCAATTCCATTACACTGTGGATCACCAGTGCGTTGTACGGGGGCTATGTAGCGGCCAACTTTTTAAAGTGGATATGGTGGCGCTTTAACGGCTGGGGCTATTTCTGGGGAATGCTGGCCGGGTTGATCGTTGCCACGCTGCAGTTTTTGCTCGACCAGAACAAACACAACTTTGAAGCCGGGTCGTTTTTGCACGAAGCAGCAAATATCCCCGCCATTTACCTGTTTCCCGTTATATTTCTATTTTCATTCCTCGGGTGTTTTCTGGGGACATTCCTGACCCCGCCCACGAACAGGGCAACACTGAAGAGTTTTTATGCCAGTGTACGACCATGGGGATGGTGGAAACCCGTGTACCGGGAATTGAAGGAAGAAGGAGCAGCTATAAAAGAAAACAGGGAATTCGGTATGGATATGCTGAATTGTGCCGTAGGTATCGTGTGGCAGTCCAGCATGATCCTGCTTCCCGTGTTCTTTATGGTGCGCGATTACCCCAAAACCCTGTTGTGGTTCGCGATATTTGCAGTAACTTCGG
- a CDS encoding GH92 family glycosyl hydrolase, with protein sequence MKKKCTSYALLGMLCALASCGGGEKKDNKQIREEAPSLTQYADPFIGTGDHGHTYPGATVPFGMIQLSPDNGTAGWDWCSGYHYTDSVAVGFGHLHLSGTGIGDLADLLFMPVNKEVDLSVPVESREDYPYKSKYSHENETAGPGYYQVYLEDHDINAELTTSKRTGFHRYTFKENDPQSVVVDLGFAINWDKALDTRITLENETTISGYRHSTGWAKNQKVFFVAKFSKPVVAHNLYADAEMKEGTEEVTGAKTSAQLFFDEKSGDTLEVRLSLSSVSIDNARENMKEREGFDFDAVREDASEMWNKTLDKIEVETPVDSLKTIFYTALYHTQLAPVTFSDANGQFRLQNDSIVTARDYTAYSTMSLWDTFRAAQPLMTLLDPERVSDIINSMLMYYEENKTLPVWTLYGNETYTMTGNHAIPVISEAILKGIKGFDVNKAYEAMKVTMMKDEERRGVKFYKEYGYVPYNLLDESVTITLEFAYDDWCIAQVAEKLGKEEDYNYFSDRSEAFKHLYDPETGFMRGKSDKGQWHEPFDPKLSIHRKGTDYTEGNAWQHSWFVLHDVDELIQLHGGDQPFAVMLEQLFTESSEIKGGDASPDISGLIGQYAHGNEPSHHIAYMFNFAGQPWRTQYWVREILKTQYNTTPAGLSGNEDCGQMSAWYVFSAMGIYPYNPSSGTYQIGSPLFEKSVIQIADDAEFSIKAENVSEENIYIQSATLNGKALNRTYITHEEITGGGELVLVMGPQPNKNWGVNTEK encoded by the coding sequence ATGAAAAAAAAGTGTACTTCCTACGCATTGCTCGGAATGCTTTGTGCCCTGGCCTCCTGTGGCGGAGGAGAAAAAAAGGATAATAAACAGATACGGGAGGAAGCTCCTTCCCTTACCCAATATGCAGATCCCTTTATCGGTACGGGAGACCACGGGCATACCTATCCCGGGGCCACGGTACCTTTTGGGATGATCCAGCTCAGTCCTGATAACGGGACGGCCGGATGGGACTGGTGTTCCGGTTATCATTATACCGATTCCGTTGCCGTCGGGTTCGGTCACCTGCACCTTAGCGGTACAGGTATCGGCGACCTGGCTGACCTGCTCTTTATGCCGGTGAACAAAGAAGTGGACCTTTCTGTCCCTGTTGAATCCAGGGAAGACTATCCCTATAAATCAAAATATTCGCACGAAAACGAAACCGCAGGCCCCGGGTATTACCAGGTATACCTCGAAGACCACGATATCAATGCCGAACTGACAACGTCAAAACGTACCGGTTTTCACCGTTATACTTTTAAAGAGAATGACCCGCAGTCGGTAGTGGTCGATCTCGGATTTGCCATCAACTGGGACAAGGCACTGGACACCAGGATCACCCTGGAAAACGAGACCACCATAAGCGGGTACAGGCATAGTACGGGCTGGGCCAAAAACCAGAAGGTCTTTTTCGTGGCAAAATTTTCCAAGCCTGTTGTTGCCCATAATCTTTATGCCGATGCAGAGATGAAAGAAGGCACGGAAGAAGTAACCGGGGCTAAAACATCGGCACAACTGTTCTTTGATGAGAAAAGCGGTGATACACTCGAGGTCAGACTCAGTCTCTCTTCGGTAAGCATCGACAATGCCAGGGAAAATATGAAAGAACGCGAAGGGTTTGATTTCGATGCGGTAAGGGAAGATGCCTCTGAAATGTGGAATAAAACGCTGGACAAAATCGAAGTGGAAACTCCGGTGGATTCGCTGAAAACCATTTTTTACACAGCACTTTACCACACACAACTGGCCCCGGTAACCTTCAGCGATGCCAACGGCCAGTTCCGCCTGCAAAATGACAGCATTGTAACTGCCAGAGATTACACGGCATATTCTACCATGTCCCTTTGGGATACGTTCCGTGCCGCACAGCCGCTGATGACATTGCTGGACCCGGAACGTGTGTCCGATATTATCAATTCCATGCTGATGTATTATGAAGAAAACAAAACACTTCCGGTGTGGACATTATACGGTAATGAAACCTATACCATGACGGGTAACCATGCCATTCCGGTCATATCCGAAGCCATTTTAAAAGGGATAAAAGGATTTGATGTAAACAAGGCCTACGAGGCGATGAAGGTTACCATGATGAAGGACGAGGAGCGCCGTGGGGTTAAATTCTATAAGGAATACGGCTACGTACCGTATAACCTGCTGGATGAGTCGGTGACCATAACCCTGGAATTTGCCTATGACGATTGGTGCATTGCACAGGTGGCCGAAAAACTCGGAAAAGAGGAAGACTACAACTATTTTTCCGATAGATCCGAAGCCTTTAAGCACTTATACGATCCGGAAACCGGATTTATGCGCGGAAAATCCGATAAAGGGCAGTGGCACGAACCTTTTGATCCGAAACTTTCCATACACAGAAAAGGAACGGATTATACCGAAGGTAATGCCTGGCAGCACAGCTGGTTTGTGCTTCACGATGTAGATGAACTCATACAACTGCATGGAGGAGACCAGCCCTTTGCGGTAATGTTGGAGCAGTTATTCACGGAAAGTTCCGAAATAAAGGGCGGAGATGCTTCTCCCGATATTTCAGGTTTGATAGGACAGTATGCACACGGTAACGAACCCAGTCATCATATTGCCTATATGTTCAATTTCGCCGGGCAGCCGTGGCGTACACAGTATTGGGTAAGGGAAATATTAAAGACCCAGTACAACACCACACCGGCCGGATTGAGCGGGAACGAAGATTGCGGACAGATGTCTGCCTGGTATGTGTTCAGCGCCATGGGGATCTACCCTTATAATCCTTCATCGGGGACATACCAGATCGGGAGCCCGCTGTTTGAAAAATCCGTGATACAAATAGCGGATGATGCGGAATTTAGCATAAAGGCGGAAAACGTATCGGAGGAAAATATATACATACAGTCCGCCACACTGAACGGAAAAGCGTTGAACAGGACCTATATCACCCATGAAGAAATAACCGGCGGAGGAGAACTGGTGCTGGTGATGGGCCCTCAACCAAACAAGAACTGGGGTGTGAATACCGAAAAATAG
- a CDS encoding sensor histidine kinase, whose translation MIQKKQIGRFFDFNSATNYRIAIKHHIIFWSVYFFFNTLRWGSYYHDYWYSLKANIVGFPIHMTLCYLNIYYLMPRLIYRKKFILYTAGILLAIYLMVLLKFYLTYFLISTNVWPEGPEETTTLSLNYVVQMMLGELYVVSFVTAIKITADWLREHKRASDLEKVQLETELRFLRTQVSPHFFFNTLNNIYSLSIERSKKTPETILKLSELMRYLLYETKQRKQSLTKEILCLQNYLDLERMRYGDSLKINMEISGDIEGKKIPPMLLLSFIENCFKHGANKNIDEVKIDIDFNVEGDFLYFKVANTLPKERCTEPPAKQSGGIGIKNVKKRLALGYKKNEYELNIHEADNRYIVALKIKVS comes from the coding sequence ATGATACAAAAAAAGCAAATAGGCCGATTTTTCGATTTTAATTCCGCTACCAACTACCGGATCGCAATAAAACACCACATTATTTTCTGGTCGGTTTATTTCTTCTTCAACACCCTGCGGTGGGGAAGCTATTATCACGATTACTGGTATTCACTGAAGGCAAATATCGTAGGGTTTCCCATTCATATGACCCTGTGTTATCTCAACATCTATTATTTGATGCCCAGACTCATTTACAGGAAAAAATTCATCCTGTATACTGCCGGTATCCTGCTTGCCATTTACCTGATGGTACTGCTCAAGTTTTACCTCACTTATTTCCTGATAAGCACCAATGTATGGCCCGAAGGCCCGGAGGAGACCACCACCCTGTCATTGAACTACGTAGTACAGATGATGCTCGGCGAACTCTACGTGGTATCTTTTGTTACTGCCATAAAAATTACGGCCGACTGGCTACGGGAACACAAAAGGGCCTCCGATCTGGAAAAAGTACAACTGGAAACCGAATTGCGGTTTCTCAGAACCCAAGTCTCCCCTCATTTCTTTTTTAACACCCTGAACAACATCTATTCCCTGTCCATCGAACGGTCAAAAAAGACCCCGGAAACCATCCTGAAGCTATCGGAGCTCATGCGATACCTGCTCTATGAAACCAAGCAACGTAAACAGAGCCTCACCAAAGAGATTTTGTGCCTTCAGAACTACCTGGACCTGGAGCGTATGCGATACGGGGATTCACTGAAAATAAACATGGAGATCTCCGGGGACATAGAAGGAAAGAAGATTCCGCCGATGTTGTTGTTGTCTTTTATTGAAAACTGCTTTAAGCACGGGGCCAATAAAAATATTGACGAGGTAAAGATCGACATCGATTTTAATGTGGAAGGCGATTTCCTGTATTTCAAAGTGGCCAATACCCTACCGAAAGAGCGCTGCACTGAACCACCTGCGAAACAGTCGGGAGGCATCGGTATAAAAAACGTAAAGAAAAGACTGGCACTGGGATACAAAAAGAACGAATACGAACTTAATATCCATGAAGCGGACAACAGGTATATAGTAGCATTGAAGATCAAGGTAAGCTGA
- a CDS encoding LytR/AlgR family response regulator transcription factor encodes MAIRCIVIDDEPLAINVLKNYITQTRGLELLSTFSNALDGTEFMRNNKVDLIFLDINMPVLDGLNFLKSINVKPLVIITTAYEEHAVESYELEVLDYLVKPIPFHRFVMAANKAFRMHTIQQKSSLPEAADRKFIFVKIDKKKMKKIFLDEITVIESLKDYIKINTYSGKYIVHQTLSSFTDELPADKFIRIHRSYTISVDKIGALEGNSVEIEGYRYTIGRSYFNEVRSKILNKPPEDDNL; translated from the coding sequence ATGGCTATACGATGTATTGTTATTGACGATGAACCACTGGCTATCAACGTACTAAAAAATTATATCACCCAGACCAGAGGGCTGGAACTGCTGAGTACGTTCAGCAATGCCCTGGACGGTACAGAATTTATGCGCAACAACAAGGTAGACCTTATTTTTCTGGACATTAACATGCCCGTACTGGACGGCCTGAACTTCCTCAAAAGCATCAATGTCAAACCCCTGGTCATCATCACTACAGCCTATGAAGAACACGCGGTAGAAAGTTACGAACTCGAGGTATTGGACTACCTGGTAAAACCCATTCCCTTTCACCGTTTTGTGATGGCGGCCAACAAGGCCTTTCGCATGCACACCATACAACAGAAAAGCAGCCTTCCCGAAGCTGCGGATAGAAAATTCATCTTTGTTAAAATTGACAAGAAAAAGATGAAAAAAATCTTTTTGGATGAAATTACGGTCATAGAAAGCCTGAAGGACTACATAAAAATAAACACCTACTCCGGCAAATATATTGTTCACCAGACCCTGAGCAGTTTTACGGATGAACTCCCCGCCGACAAGTTTATCCGCATACACCGTTCCTACACGATATCAGTAGACAAAATAGGGGCCCTGGAAGGAAACAGTGTTGAAATAGAGGGATACAGGTACACCATAGGAAGGAGTTATTTTAACGAGGTGAGAAGCAAAATACTGAACAAACCACCGGAAGACGATAATTTATAA
- a CDS encoding helicase HerA-like domain-containing protein, with the protein MSRKDTFFKHITEGYTTKGDAITLGSAILDGETVTNAYVKIPLKTFNRHGLIAGATGTGKTKTLQILSEHLSRQGIPVLQMDVKGDLSGIAKPGEEADFIKERHAKIGLPYEAKGSPVELMTISVQDGVRLRATISEFGPVLLSRILDLNDVQSGVMSVVFKYCDDNHFPLLDIKDLRKTLQYITNEGKEEIEDEYGRISTASTGAILRKLVELEQQGAELFFGERSFEIDDLMRVDENGRGYINIIRLTDIQDRPKLFSTFMLSLLAEIYNTMPEQGDTGRPELVVFIDEAHLIFDEASDALLDQIESIVKLIRSKGVGLYFCTQLPTDVPNAVLSQLGLKIQHALRAFTAKDRKAIKMTAENYPLSDFYDTAEVLTSLGIGEALVTALNEKGRPTPLAATMLRAPMSRMDILTDTEIKEIIEGSRLVEKYNEEIDRESAYEILNRKIEQAETEEAQQKAKEERKKAEKNTSRRKSSGMNPLIKVLTSATFVRGVFGVLNKLSR; encoded by the coding sequence ATGAGCAGGAAAGATACTTTTTTTAAGCATATTACAGAAGGATATACCACTAAAGGCGATGCCATTACCCTGGGATCAGCCATCCTTGACGGGGAAACCGTAACCAATGCCTATGTAAAAATTCCGTTGAAGACTTTTAACCGTCACGGTCTTATTGCCGGAGCCACGGGAACGGGAAAGACAAAAACACTGCAAATCCTGTCCGAACACCTGTCCCGGCAGGGTATCCCGGTATTGCAGATGGATGTCAAGGGCGATCTGAGCGGAATAGCCAAACCGGGAGAGGAAGCCGATTTTATCAAAGAAAGGCATGCGAAAATCGGATTACCCTACGAGGCGAAAGGTTCCCCCGTGGAATTGATGACCATTTCCGTGCAGGACGGTGTTCGCCTCAGGGCCACGATTTCTGAGTTCGGCCCGGTGCTTTTATCGCGGATACTGGACCTGAACGATGTGCAGTCCGGAGTTATGTCTGTTGTGTTCAAATACTGCGACGACAATCATTTCCCGTTACTGGACATAAAGGACCTGAGAAAAACACTGCAATATATTACTAACGAAGGCAAGGAGGAAATAGAAGATGAATACGGGAGGATATCTACGGCTTCCACCGGGGCGATCCTGAGGAAACTGGTAGAACTGGAACAACAGGGCGCCGAACTTTTCTTCGGGGAGCGTTCTTTTGAGATCGACGACCTAATGCGGGTGGATGAAAACGGCAGGGGCTACATAAACATTATCCGCCTTACGGATATACAGGACAGGCCGAAGCTTTTTTCTACGTTTATGCTGAGTCTTCTTGCGGAAATATACAACACCATGCCCGAACAGGGCGATACGGGCCGGCCGGAGCTGGTGGTTTTTATAGACGAAGCCCACCTGATATTTGACGAAGCCAGCGATGCTTTGCTGGACCAGATAGAGAGTATCGTAAAACTAATTCGTTCCAAAGGCGTCGGATTGTATTTCTGTACCCAGTTGCCTACGGATGTGCCCAATGCCGTATTATCACAACTAGGATTGAAAATACAACATGCACTGAGGGCTTTTACCGCCAAAGACAGGAAAGCTATTAAGATGACTGCCGAAAACTATCCGCTGAGCGACTTTTACGACACGGCAGAAGTGCTGACCTCCCTGGGGATAGGGGAAGCACTGGTAACGGCATTGAACGAAAAAGGACGGCCCACACCCCTGGCAGCCACAATGCTCCGGGCCCCGATGAGCCGGATGGATATACTTACCGATACCGAAATAAAAGAGATTATAGAGGGGTCCCGGCTCGTTGAGAAATACAATGAGGAAATAGACCGGGAAAGTGCCTATGAAATTCTGAACCGGAAAATAGAACAGGCCGAAACCGAGGAAGCACAACAAAAAGCGAAGGAAGAACGTAAAAAGGCGGAAAAAAACACTTCACGAAGAAAGAGTTCCGGGATGAACCCCCTGATCAAGGTGTTGACCAGCGCTACTTTTGTCCGTGGGGTTTTCGGGGTCCTGAATAAATTGTCCAGATGA
- a CDS encoding 7-carboxy-7-deazaguanine synthase QueE yields MIKEDVSGLVDKGEMLPLMEEFYTIQGEGYHKGTAAYFIRIGGCDVGCHWCDVKESWNAETHPPTAVDSIVENAAKYSDTIVITGGEPLTWNMEPLTSRLKARGLKIHIETSGAYPLTGIWDWICLSPKKIKLPTGDIYEKAHELKVIVYNQHDFKFAEEQAAKVNENCILYLQPEWSRRDKMMPEIVDFVMKNPKWKVSLQTHKYLNIP; encoded by the coding sequence ATGATAAAAGAAGATGTTTCCGGATTGGTGGACAAAGGGGAAATGCTTCCCCTCATGGAAGAATTCTACACCATACAGGGCGAGGGCTATCACAAGGGTACTGCGGCCTACTTTATAAGGATAGGCGGTTGTGATGTGGGCTGTCACTGGTGTGACGTAAAGGAAAGCTGGAATGCGGAGACCCATCCGCCTACGGCTGTAGACAGCATCGTGGAAAATGCCGCAAAATATTCCGATACCATTGTAATCACCGGCGGGGAACCGCTTACATGGAATATGGAGCCGCTTACCTCGCGTTTAAAGGCCAGAGGGCTCAAAATACATATCGAAACTTCCGGAGCCTATCCCCTTACCGGGATCTGGGACTGGATATGCCTTTCCCCGAAAAAGATAAAACTCCCCACGGGGGACATTTACGAAAAGGCCCATGAATTAAAGGTTATTGTTTACAATCAGCACGACTTTAAATTTGCCGAAGAACAGGCTGCAAAAGTGAACGAAAACTGTATCCTCTATTTACAGCCGGAATGGAGCCGCCGGGACAAGATGATGCCGGAGATCGTGGATTTTGTAATGAAAAACCCGAAGTGGAAAGTTTCGTTACAAACGCATAAGTATCTGAATATTCCCTAA
- a CDS encoding four helix bundle protein — translation MTTSYRDLDIYKISFELFIKAHRLSLRLPKYELFELGSQLRRSSDSVNSNIVEGYGRKKYKNDFVKFLTYSQFQ, via the coding sequence ATGACTACTTCTTACAGAGACCTTGACATCTATAAGATTTCATTCGAATTATTTATCAAGGCGCACAGATTATCTTTACGTTTACCAAAATATGAACTGTTCGAGTTGGGAAGTCAGTTACGAAGGTCATCGGATTCGGTTAATTCCAATATTGTGGAAGGTTATGGTCGAAAAAAATACAAAAACGATTTTGTGAAGTTTTTGACATATTCCCAATTCCAGTAA
- a CDS encoding GlxA family transcriptional regulator, with translation MKKISLLVYKDAVLSALSGAVDIFLGTNRFVEGMGLSAPFELELVSEKTRNIQLFAPARFICHKTLTEVTNTDLVIVPAFNGDATGVLQKNRALVEWIGTMKERGAEVASLCFGSYFLAEAGLLSGKPCTSHWLAIPDMQQRYRDIDLMPDMVITDKDGIYTSGGAFSSLNLILYMVEKFCGREVGVQVSKMFSIDMDRVNQAHFSVFQGQHQHEDGEILKAQEYIEENYHTALSVDNMAERANMSKRNFIRRFKNATQNTPLEYLQRVKIEAAKKALERKTESINVVIYDVGYNDLKTFRKIFKRVTGLTPQDYRRKYSRA, from the coding sequence ATGAAAAAAATATCCTTACTTGTTTATAAAGATGCAGTATTGTCTGCGTTGTCGGGAGCGGTAGACATATTTCTCGGAACGAACAGGTTTGTGGAAGGTATGGGGCTTTCTGCTCCTTTTGAACTGGAGCTGGTAAGCGAAAAGACGAGGAACATACAGCTTTTTGCCCCGGCACGCTTCATTTGTCATAAAACCCTGACCGAAGTGACGAATACTGATCTCGTTATTGTCCCGGCCTTTAACGGTGATGCTACAGGCGTCCTGCAAAAGAACAGGGCCCTGGTAGAATGGATAGGTACAATGAAAGAAAGAGGGGCGGAGGTGGCCAGTTTGTGTTTTGGCAGTTATTTCCTTGCGGAAGCGGGGCTGTTGTCCGGGAAACCCTGTACCTCTCACTGGCTTGCCATTCCGGATATGCAGCAACGTTACCGGGATATTGACCTGATGCCCGATATGGTAATTACAGACAAGGATGGTATTTATACCAGCGGAGGCGCTTTTTCTTCGTTAAATCTTATCTTGTATATGGTCGAAAAATTTTGCGGCAGGGAAGTGGGGGTACAGGTCAGCAAGATGTTTTCCATAGATATGGATAGGGTGAACCAGGCGCATTTCAGCGTATTTCAGGGGCAACATCAACACGAAGACGGGGAAATCCTGAAGGCACAGGAATACATCGAAGAAAATTATCATACCGCCTTATCGGTGGACAACATGGCCGAAAGGGCCAATATGAGCAAGCGTAATTTTATACGCAGGTTCAAGAACGCCACGCAAAACACTCCCCTGGAATATTTACAGCGCGTAAAGATAGAGGCAGCAAAAAAAGCACTGGAACGAAAAACGGAAAGTATCAATGTGGTGATCTATGACGTAGGCTATAACGACCTGAAAACCTTCCGGAAGATTTTTAAAAGGGTTACGGGGTTAACGCCGCAGGATTACCGCAGGAAATATAGCAGGGCGTGA
- a CDS encoding DinB family protein — MKTQLLAQFDLHQRLYNNVLEDLTDEETNKRVNGNTQMNHIKYLAGHLLNAQYGLAYLAGMSPEVKWNELFAAAGQSEAKDGIPYPDIEAVKNEWNQIHGEIRKGLEKLSSDTLNDTPAPPLDGIIGNSTLQGVFDNTVAGLWAFFNHHQAYHIGQIGILRRGLGKAAMHYDEVRTRIAENK; from the coding sequence ATGAAAACGCAATTATTAGCACAGTTCGACCTCCATCAAAGGCTATATAATAATGTACTGGAAGACCTGACCGATGAGGAAACGAACAAGAGAGTAAACGGCAACACACAGATGAACCATATCAAGTACCTTGCCGGGCACCTGCTCAATGCACAATACGGACTTGCCTACCTGGCGGGTATGTCTCCGGAAGTGAAGTGGAACGAATTGTTTGCAGCCGCAGGTCAGTCTGAAGCCAAAGACGGTATTCCCTATCCGGATATCGAGGCTGTGAAAAACGAGTGGAACCAAATACACGGGGAGATCCGGAAAGGGCTCGAAAAATTGTCTTCCGATACCCTGAACGATACGCCGGCACCTCCCCTGGACGGTATTATCGGAAATTCTACATTACAAGGTGTTTTTGACAATACCGTTGCAGGGTTATGGGCTTTTTTCAACCATCACCAGGCCTATCATATCGGACAGATCGGTATCCTGAGAAGGGGACTTGGCAAGGCTGCCATGCACTACGATGAAGTCCGGACCCGGATTGCGGAAAACAAATAA